A portion of the Candida dubliniensis CD36 chromosome R, complete sequence genome contains these proteins:
- a CDS encoding subunit of the transport protein particle (TRAPP) complex, putative (Similar to S. cerevisiae TRS31), with protein MPTMSNDNIILPSVSSLSKLTINDVSKSGFGYNPSIGPISNTITSESSSILLNKRTVSLTPTSSDSIYARNIITKKPHEINLSSLSFLFCEIISWAHSNSKGIQDLENRLNGLGYQIGQRYLELCKIREGFKNSKREIRILEILQFIHGPFWKLIFGKTANELEKSQDLPNEYMIVENVPLFNRFISIPKDYGDLNCSAFVAGIIEGALDNSGFGADVTAHTVATDVNPLRTVFLVKFDDSVLTRESLRFG; from the coding sequence ATGCCTACCATGTCAAATGACAATATAATACTCCCATCAGTCTCGTCTTTATCGAAACTAACTATTAACGATGTATCAAAGTCAGGATTTGGATACAATCCATCAATAGGACCAATATCGAATACTATAACCCTGGAATCGTCActgatattattaaacaagCGTACAGTATCACTAACCCCAACATCGTCTGACTCAATCTACGCTAGgaatattattacaaaaaaacCTCACGAAATCAACTTGTCTTCGTTATCATTCTTGTTTTGTGAGATCATTAGTTGGGCACATTCTAATTCCAAAGGAATTCAAGACTTGGAGAATCGGCTAAATGGATTAGGCTACCAAATAGGCCAACGATATCTTGAGTTGTGTAAAATAAGAGAAGGGTTCAAAAACAGTAAACGAGAAATTAGAATTTTAGAGATATTACAATTTATTCATGGTCCTTTTtggaaattgatttttggtAAAACTGCCaatgaattagaaaaatcTCAGGATTTGCCAAATGAATATATGATTGTTGAGAATGTACCATTATTCAATAGATTTATCAGTATACCCAAAGATTACGGAGACTTAAATTGTTCTGCATTTGTTGCAGGTATAATTGAAGGAGCACTTGACAATAGTGGATTTGGTGCTGATGTTACAGCACACACAGTTGCCACAGATGTAAACCCATTAAGAACAGTATTTTTGGTCAAGTTTGATGATTCTGTTTTAACTAGGGAGAGTTTGAGATTTGGATAA
- a CDS encoding N-terminal acetyltransferase A complex catalytic subunit, putative (Similar to S. cerevisiae ARD1), with protein sequence MGITIRQATIEDIQAMQNANLHNLPENYQLKYYMYHILSWPQASFVATTYDEVINVNDGEIEVPVPQDPKGDTAYINRGEKIVGYVLGKMEDDPEAADKTSHGHITSLSVMRTYRRMGIAEKLMRQSLYAMCESFEAQYVSLHVRKSNRAALHLYRDSLKFEVQSIEKSYYQDGEDAYAMRLDLKLEELLPSLAQKAEESDDLTKDLLED encoded by the coding sequence ATGGGAATAACAATTCGACAGGCAACTATCGAAGATATACAGGCAATGCAAAATGCAAATTTGCACAATCTTCCGGAAAACTATCAATTGAAGTACTATATGTATCACATATTGTCATGGCCACAGGCATCTTTTGTTGCAACAACCTATGACGAAGTGATAAATGTGAATGATGGGGAAATTGAAGTTCCAGTTCCTCAGGATCCCAAAGGTGATACAGCATATATAAATAGAGGTGAGAAAATTGTTGGATATGTATTGGGTAAAATGGAAGATGATCCAGAAGCTGCTGACAAAACTTCCCATGGACATATCACTTCATTGTCAGTGATGAGAACGTATCGTCGAATGGGTATAGCTGAGAAATTAATGCGACAATCCTTATATGCCATGTGTGAACTGTTTGAGGCACAATATGTCTCCTTACATGTGAGAAAATCCAATCGTGCTGCGTTACATTTATATAGAGACTCGTTGAAATTTGAGGTTCAATCGATAGAAAAATCGTATTATCAAGACGGGGAGGATGCTTATGCCATGAGATTAGACTTGAAATTGGAAGAGTTGTTGCCCTCATTGGCCCAGAAAGCTGAAGAGTCAGACGATTTAACTAAAGATTTATTAGAGGActga
- a CDS encoding pre-rRNA-processing protein, putative (Similar to S. cerevisiae PNO1), with protein sequence MAAPTAIRKTTEQSGINEQTQENSTSHPNQTIDQDNDDEDMLIDTTAVPTTTADGQDQSEPSNSLSIQQGETTELQLDESGKPRFSAASKSNMKVKLESRKVAVPPHRMTPLKNVWSKIYPPLVEHLKLQVRMNLKTKTVELRTNKYTTDVGALQKGADFVKAFTLGFDVDDAIALLRLDDLYIETFEIKDVKTLTGDHLSRAIGRIAGKDGKTKFAIENATRTRIVLADSKIHILGGFTHIRMAREAVVSLILGSPPGKVYGNLRTVASRMKERY encoded by the coding sequence atgGCCGCTCCTACTGCTATAAGGAAGACCACTGAACAGAGTGGTATAAACGAACAAACACAAGAAAACTCTACTCTGCATCCTAACCAAACAATAGATCAAGACAATGATGACGAAGATATGTTAATTGATACAACTGCCGTCCCAACTACAACAGCCGATGGCCAAGACCAATCTGAACCATCCAATTCTTTAAGTATACAACAAGGAGAAACCACTGAGCTTCAACTAGATGAATCCGGCAAACCAAGGTTTTCTGCTGCATCAAAATCCAACATGAAGGTCAAATTAGAAAGCAGAAAAGTGGCCGTGCCACCTCACAGAATGACCCCATTGAAGAATGTATGGAGTAAAATATATCCTCCTTTGGTTGAACATTTGAAACTACAAGTTAGAATGAACTTGAAAACAAAGACTGTCGAGTTGAGAACAAACAAATACACTACTGACGTGGGTGCTTTACAAAAAGGTGCTGATTTCGTCAAAGCTTTTACATTGGGATTCGATGTTGACGATGCAATCGCATTATTGAGATTGGATGATTTGTATATCGAAACATTTGAAATCAAGGATGTCAAAACTTTAACTGGAGATCATTTGTCTCGTGCGATCGGTAGAATTGCTGGTAAAGACGGTAAGACTAAATTTGCCATAGAGAATGCTACCAGAACAAGAATAGTGTTGGCTGATTCAAAAATTCATATATTGGGAGGGTTCACACATATAAGAATGGCACGTGAAGCCGTTGTGTCGTTGATTTTGGGTTCTCCACCAGGGAAAGTTTATGGTAACTTACGTACAGTTGCTAGTagaatgaaagaaagatattga
- a CDS encoding mitochondrial biogenesis factor, putative (Similar to S. cerevisiae MDM31): MHRSLVSSPSSLLNINRIIVRNVAAKQLVPSLTVLSTRILKNHFTTNSNEHAIAFYKRRRFSTFTRSYQRQSNNQTPLKDELRQKITKASLLSQANSSLSRMLIHLKWPLSRNTSTTSSWDITSAFISWLVMGNILWIILGTTTFGLTLMYSLHYLDSLVGKFSDGEETTEKANETKSKKANNVMGYLVGGIISFGLGVDLNFEKGSSLPELKDGKLRFKNVGIVSKDDSNKNVKFKGTVEAMDITLSFNKWYEGNGLIYDLELYGLNGKLYKSKTPSPTVVNPTTKSYRFSENIHYQYDLDHNVEEITGGSSSIIDNNYTFDHVKIHDSYLEIYEEQSSTPIKVNIFNCDLPKLRGDKLVLDFFNANNASGAINDAMFTLHKRQNLDPENKNQDKLIRFKLDAIDLGEINKYDPNSKFNWIINGKAEIIADITLPDEQDDLSESITEVLTKMFSNMFQTVDTSQTSEDSLLKDAISAIYHTFRKPEEAVKPTENSYVIVNVKMKLYDLKASLPQVLPRTNDGIPFISLSDLRSLISFINTENVPITIKSTVIEKITDLSNIEHLGQTKMFDYIMGDAYEEFTNLVRDDARRIISEKSWSNSIATQLLLLGLGAMV, encoded by the coding sequence ATGCATAGATCATTAGTATCGTCACCATCATCTTTGTTAAATATCAATAGAATAATAGTGCGGAATGTTGCAGCTAAACAACTAGTTCCATCTTTAACCGTTCTATCCACACgcattttgaaaaatcacTTCACAACCAATTCCAACGAACATGCAATAGCATTCTACAAGCGAAGGCGTTTTTCGACATTCACCAGATCATATCAAAGGCAATCGAATAATCAAACTCCGTTAAAAGATGAATTGAGACAAAAGATAACCAAGGCAAGTTTGCTTTCACAGGCAAATTCAAGCTTATCCCGCATGTTGATACATTTAAAGTGGCCGTTGTCACGAAATACAAGTACTACTAGTAGTTGGGATATAACGTCAGCATTCATTTCCTGGTTGGTCATGGGAAATATTTTATGGATTATACTAGGGACCACAACGTTTGGGTTAACTTTGATGTACTCGTTGCATTATTTGGATAGTTTGGTGGGTAAGTTTAGTGACGGTGAAGAGACAACAGAAAAAGCgaatgaaacaaaaagtaAGAAAGCAAATAATGTGATGGGATATTTAGTTGGAGGGATTATATCGTTTGGCCTTGGAGTAGACTTGAATTTTGAAAAGGGTTCATCATTGCCAGAATTAAAAGATGGGAAGCTAAGGTTCAAAAACGTTGGTATAGTGTCAAAGGATGATAGTAACAAGAATGTGAAATTTAAGGGAACAGTGGAAGCTATGGATATCACATTATCGTTTAATAAATGGTATGAAGGAAATGGATTGATTTACGATTTAGAGTTGTATGGGTTAAATGGTAAGTTGTATAAACTGAAGACGCCTTCACCAACAGTGGTCAACCCAACTACAAAATCTTACAGATTCAGTGAAAACATTCATTATCAGTATGACTTGGACCATAATGTCGAAGAAATTACAGGTGGGTCTAGCTCTATTATTGACAATAATTACACTTTTGACCATGTTAAAATCCATGATTCCTATTTGGAAATATATGAAGAACAATCCAGTACTCCGATAAAAGTAAATATCTTTAACTGTGATCTACCAAAATTAAGAGGTGATAAATTAGTGttggattttttcaatgctAATAATGCAAGCGGTGCTATCAATGATGCAATGTTTACTTTACATAAACGCCAGAATTTGGATCCAGAAAACAAGAATCAAGACAAGCTCATAAGATTCAAATTGGACGCGATTGATTTAGGGGAAATCAACAAGTATGACCCAAATCTGAAATTCAATTGGATAATCAATGGCAAGGCTGAAATTATTGCTGACATTACTTTGCCTGATGAACAGGACGATTTGAGTGAATCTATCACAGAAGTGTTGACGAAGATGTTTTCCAATATGTTCCAAACGGTGGACACATCTCAAACCTCTGAGGATTCATTGTTGAAAGATGCTATATCAGCAATTTACCATACCTTCAGAAAGCCAGAGGAAGCGGTCAAACCGACAGAAAATTCTTATGTTATCGTCAATgtcaaaatgaaattgtaTGATTTGAAAGCAAGTTTACCTCAAGTGTTGCCAAGAACCAACGACGGTATACCCTTTATATCGTTGTCTGACTTGAGATCATTAATTAGTTTCATCAACACGGAGAATGTGCCGATTACAATCAAATCTACcgttattgaaaaaataactGATTTGTCGAATATTGAGCATTTAGGACAGACTAAAATGTTTGACTATATTATGGGGGACGCCTATGAAGAGTTTACAAATTTGGTGAGAGATGATGCAAGACGAATAATTAGTGAAAAATCTTGGAGCAATTCAATTGCAACACAGTTGTTGCTTTTAGGGCTAGGTGCAATGGTTTAA
- a CDS encoding pre-mRNA-splicing factor, putative (Similar to S. cerevisiae SPP2): protein MSGIKISLKKKNLKLKKPNVNISAQGDDQSQPEKRLITTYSKEDKSTPTNETRPIIAFKQPRKSILQKKIEIDEKPILPYGVTTFEKVETTKQSMIKALETENSEDESSDNRKIPIDEFGAAFLRGLGWKEEEEKTKDNNKSTNLQNLSHRKQGITLGIGAKPIDEEILQDLNSTEKGIPIIKRRKLNHTNK from the coding sequence ATGTCAGGTATAAAAATCAGcttgaagaagaagaatctAAAGTTAAAGAAACCAAATGTGAATATTTCAGCACAAGGAGATGACCAATCTCAACCGGAGAAGAGACTAATTACAACATATTCAAAAGAAGATAAAAGTACACCGACAAACGAAACCAGGCCAATAATAGCTTTCAAGCAACCACGTAAAAGCATTTTACAAAAGAagattgaaattgatgagaAACCAATACTACCGTACGGGGTAAcaacttttgaaaaagtGGAGACTACGAAACAATCAATGATTAAAGCCTTGGAAACAGAAAATTCTGAAGATGAGTCTAGCGACAATCGGAAAATACCAATCGATGAATTTGGTGCTGCATTTCTAAGAGGACTTGGTTGGAAAGAGGAGGAAGAAAAGACGaaagacaacaacaaatccaCCAATCTTCAGAATCTATCACACAGGAAACAAGGAATCACATTAGGAATAGGGGCGAAACCTATAGATGAAGAGATATTACAAGACTTGAATTCTACAGAAAAAGGTATTCCAATCATAAAACGACGTAAATTAAACCatacaaataaataa
- a CDS encoding telomere length regulation protein, putative (Similar to S. cerevisiae ELG1), which yields MEIAGSEDTLQSQDLESSNGQEEFESHLNSTTRGSLLNVLRGNQTTKKNSNTSKIRKEKHEPVVNEDTTKQEYHPTPLTSKDIFKIFRQKDKQKSTLSEIQQTPAQEQHSKTSQGLPNDMICNSLEILDFTADIESKIFANKKSTSVKDLFNNFRPKKIVSIKLSPQILKSISSSCSNIEHSRGLDVLPGLRTTFAAQEMLQRGKPTVPIHNTEKIDNKNNDIQLHTSLMERKIYESRPKSSVQDILKRRRNDDKTTRTQPIARPTYFITLKMNSKHLAEIKQYENPLITKGNKTSTNGKTSASLFASMMQASKSATKLESMWQSKNSIILPNSIKKEEFHIYEKEVSNPRKLSLEERNRNFRCDIYPGNFESFADLFTRNTTSIYHHEIKDKIDLKQYALSKLPNLLKASALEFVFNMIAQPKQGMWTETFKPQKMNQLLMHKRNKNDIYNWISNSFLKLKSQAPIKDMKQKIKQRRQESFIVYDYEDEETEEEVYSPFLILQGSCGSGKSTAVFTAMNELDGFVHEINTSQNRGRKDIFASLKELCTTEAVRDTKEFHRGVVLLEDVNVLFEQDKTFWSVVQEVINVSKRPIILTCEEIWNIPKNLIEFAQHDESMIFIDDYVISKNLVIDYLWLCCLVYNCDVSRDILDEVVDENWDGHNFDVRGCLMSCQIMCPNRPDGLTVITRIPEATEKRVLSNINEASHILDINSCSDVIGENSISQLTHTLQVNEFDDIYWIDDCHNHTLPYELNIGNKLSDKLEEFELDFSVPQQKFIMNDLRYEANKFIGSRMKYCSNGDFRRSTRSGGSSGGESNAYLDTTGIPDTSFLNHIANNSFILDLLPMARLWSQYQKDIDQFEKDALDEGKPSIKRFLKYRDFRHKTTLDATISRNT from the coding sequence ATGGAAATAGCTGGTCTGGAGGATACATTGCAATCTCAAGATCTTGAATCTAGCAATGGgcaagaagaatttgagAGTCATCTAAATTCAACCACACGTGGTTCCTTATTAAATGTACTACGTGGAAACCAGACTACCAAGAAAAACTCAAACACTTCAAAAATACGAAAGGAGAAACATGAGCCAGTAGTGAATGAAGACACTACAAAGCAAGAATATCATCCTACACCTTTAACTTCGAAAGatatatttaaaatatttcgACAAAAAGACAAACAGAAATCCACATTGTCTGAGATTCAGCAAACACCAGCACAAGAACAACACAGCAAAACTTCTCAAGGTCTTCCCAATGATATGATTTGCAATTCGTTGGAGATTTTGGATTTCACAGCTGAcattgaatcaaaaatatttgcTAACAAGAAATCAACCTCAGTAAAAGACttgttcaacaatttcagaCCAAAGAAAATTGTCTCCATAAAGTTGTCTCCACAAATACTAAAGAGTATTTCTTCAAGCTGTTCAAATATTGAGCATTCCAGAGGTTTAGATGTACTTCCTGGTTTGAGAACAACATTTGCTGCTCAGGAAATGTTACAACGAGGAAAGCCAACAGTGCCAATTCACAATACAGAGAAAATtgataacaaaaataatgacATCCAATTGCATACATCACTTATGGAACGAAAAATTTATGAATCAAGACCCAAATCCAGTGTACAAGATATACTTAAGCGGAGAAGGAATGACGATAAAACGACAAGAACACAGCCAATAGCAAGACCGACATACTTTATTACCTTGAAAATGAATTCCAAACACCTAGCggaaattaaacaatatgAAAATCCACTAATAACAAAAGGAAACAAGACAAGTACTAATGGCAAGACAAGTGCTTCCTTATTTGCTAGTATGATGCAAGCAAGTAAATCTGCAACAAAGTTAGAATCTATGTGgcaatcaaaaaattctATAATATTACCAAATTCcataaagaaagaagagtTTCATATTTACGAAAAGGAGGTTTCAAATCCTAGGAAGCTTTCATtggaagaaagaaatagaaatttTAGGTGTGATATTTACCCCGGGAATTTTGAGTCTTTTGCTGATTTATTCACAAGAAACACCACCTCTATTTACCATCATGAGATCAAAgacaaaattgatttgaaacaGTATGCGTTGTCTAAACtaccaaatttattaaaagcTTCTGCTCTTGAGTTTGTGTTCAATATGATTGCCCAACCAAAACAGGGAATGTGGACGGAGACATTCAAACCacaaaaaatgaatcaattgctAATGCATAAACGAAACAAGaatgatatttataattggaTTTCTAATTCTTTCCTTAAACTAAAATCTCAAGCACCGATCAAGGatatgaaacaaaaaataaaacaaagaCGCCAGGAATCTTTTATTGTCTATGATTATGAGGACGAGGAAACCGAAGAGGAAGTTTATTCGCCGtttttgattcttcaaGGATCATGTGGCTCGGGAAAATCAACAGCTGTGTTTACTGCTATGAATGAATTAGATGGCTTTGTTCATGAAATAAACACCAGCCAAAATAGAGGCCGTAAGGACATCTTTGCCAGTTTAAAAGAACTCTGTACCACAGAAGCTGTGCGTGATACTAAAGAGTTTCATAGAGGAGTGGTTCTACTTGAAGATGTAAACGTGTTGTTTGAACAAGATAAAACATTTTGGCTGGTTGTTCAAGAAGTTATCAATGTTTCCAAAAGACCAATAATTTTGACATGTGAGGAGATATGGAACATCCCCAAGAACTTGATTGAATTTGCTCAGCATGACGAGTCCATGATTTTTATAGATGATTATGTGATCCTGAAAAACTTGGTCATTGATTATCTTTGGCTATGTTGCTTGGTTTATAATTGCGATGTTTCCAGAGATATACTTGACGAAGTTGTCGATGAGAATTGGGATGGACACAATTTTGATGTTCGAGGGTGTCTAATGAGTTGTCAAATTATGTGTCCTAATCGACCCGATGGTTTAACTGTCATTACGAGGATACCTGAAGCAACCGAGAAAAGAGTTTTGAGCAACATTAATGAAGCATCACATATACTTGATATCAATTCGTGTAGTGATGTCATTGGAGAAAACTCTATTTCTCAGTTAACCCATACATTGCAAGTAAACgaatttgatgatatttattGGATTGACGATTGCCATAATCACACATTGCCGTATGAGTTAAATATAGGAAATAAGCTAAGTGATAAAttggaagaatttgaattggatttttCTGTCccacaacaaaaatttataatgaaTGATTTAAGATACGAGgcaaacaaatttattggaTCAAGAATGAAGTATTGTTCCAACGGGGATTTCAGGAGATCAACTAGATCTGGCggtagtagtggtggtgaaTCGAATGCATATTTAGATACCACTGGTATTCCCGATACCTCATTTTTGAACCATATTGCTAACAATTCGTTTATTCTAGATTTACTTCCAATGGCAAGACTTTGGAGTCAGTACCAAAAAgatattgatcaatttgaaaaggATGCGCTAGATGAAGGTAAGCCAAGTATTAAAAGATTTCTCAAGTATCGAGACTTTCGTCATAAAACTACATTAGATGCCACCATAAGTAGAAATACATAA
- a CDS encoding histone acetyltransferase SAGA complex member, putative (Similar to S. cerevisiae SPT3;~Spt3 plays opposite roles in filamentous growth in S. cerevisiae and C. albicans; is required fofr C. albicans virulence), protein MTSDNKYKYRIEISQMMFVSGEANDPPVETTSIIEDIVRGQVIEILRQSTKTANSRGSRSIIPEDVIFLIRHDKAKVNRLRTYLSWKDVRKNAKDQEGGGTESLIENTNEAGVGANGSSQSQSNDSSKMLSRYKKSKIRLPWELQFMFSEQHLETQEENELIDDEEKAASIARLKKLKMADDRTKYMTREEYVHWSECRQASFTFRKGKRFREWAQMSQLCDTRPNDDVIDILGFLTFEIVCSLTEEAMNIKNSEDKLNQIQKQKQIIDNKEKPIKRKYLFDQPDEFTTPIMPYHIEEAWRRLQSTDFKHKAARAFGGGVLKTRTRLI, encoded by the coding sequence ATGACGTCTGATAACAAGTACAAATACAGAATTGAGATTCTGCAGATGATGTTTGTGCTGGGTGAAGCAAATGACCCACCAGTGGAAACCacatcaataattgaagatATTGTACGAGGTCAAGTTATTGAAATATTGAGACAATCTACTAAAACAGCAAATTCTCGAGGCAGTAGAAGTATTATACCAGAAgatgtaatttttttgattcgACATGATAAGGCAAAAGTGAATCGTTTACGAACTTATTTATCGTGGAAGGATGTTCGTAAAAATGCCAAAGACCAAGAAGGAGGAGGTACGGAATCTTTGATTGAAAACACCAATGAGGCCGGTGTTGGGGCCAACGGACTGTCACAATCGCAGTCAAATGATTCTTCGAAAATGCTTTCGAGGTacaaaaaatccaaaataaGATTACCCTGGGAATTACAATTTATGTTTAGTGAACAACATTTGGAAACGCAAGAAGAAAACGAacttattgatgatgaagaaaaagccGCCTCAATAGCgagattgaaaaaattgaaaatggcAGATGATCGAACTAAATATATGACCAGAGAAGAGTATGTACATTGGAGTGAATGTCGGCAGGCTTCATTCACTTTTAGAAAGGGTAAACGTTTTAGAGAATGGGCCCAAATGAGCCAGTTATGTGATACCAGACCCAACGACGATGTTATTGATATCTTAGGGTTTTTaacttttgaaattgtcTGTTCATTAACGGAGGAGGCCATGAATATCAAGAATTCGGAGGATAAATTGAACCAGATACAAaagcaaaaacaaattatcGATAATAAAGAGAAACCAATAAAGAGAAAATACTTGTTTGATCAACCAGACGAATTCACTACTCCAATAATGCCATATCACATCGAAGAAGCTTGGAGAAGGTTACAATCAACCGATTTTAAACACAAAGCAGCAAGAGCTTTTGGGGGCGGTGTCCTTAAAACCAGAACTAGATTGATCTAA
- a CDS encoding brefeldin a resistance protein, putative (Similar to S. cerevisiae BFR2), whose product MAKKSLSEQISNLYTPKTDYDIEDHELDVSKGNDVFQHHDGSSENESDNEDTGLRNEHYLESSKSKLRQQNGGVHLGEKYLGNVTSRDKLYGDEDDEESSNLQDESDSELADEIEDEESEDEVDNDQESDISSSNDTEEEEENEDEDENISHKRGLLKQLMSKERTHIVNRLSQSATNDALKGYSIQQQNKTFEKIIDVRLKFQKCLTSSNMLPINPSAYSEVKSKDSNELLNKAKKELYNLLDHLFTLRNELDESTSIKVPKKRSFAKYSEVTSVADSHLNSRRNQILTKWSAKVANSSGSNAMNANKFKTINQSFEQQVNNNLSDMDRLIKRTKLNRRNVTPIGYHNQEEEEPQTKTINDDDDDIPEETSVRKKAQGLENDYIFDDEDFYRVLLNDLVDKKVQTSDPTSGITISLRAAQKSNKLKNNVDTKASKGRKLRYHVQEPIANFETSVGSWRWNDDQIDEFFASLLGQKVNMNEIDDEQDEEQENDNSDIIPEDNGIQLFG is encoded by the coding sequence atgGCCAAAAAATCTCTATCAGAACAAATCTCTAATTTATATACTCCAAAGACTGATtatgatattgaagatCATGAGTTAGATGTGTCCAAAGGTAACGATGTTTTTCAGCATCACGATGGCAGCTCCGAAAACGAATCTGACAACGAGGATACTGGATTGAGGAATGAACATTATCTCGAGTCTTCCAAATCAAAGTTAAGACAGCAGAATGGAGGTGTGCATTTAGGGGAAAAATATTTGGGCAATGTCACAAGCAGAGACAAATTGTATGGTGATGAGGACGACGAAGAACTGTCAAATTTACAAGATGAGTCAGATTCTGAACTAGCTGACGAGATTGAAGACGAAGAATCTGAAGATGAAGTGGATAATGATCAAGAGTCTGATATAAGTAGTTCCAATGATacagaagaagaggaagagaaCGAGGACGAGGACGAGAATATTTCACACAAAAGGGGATTATTAAAACAGTTAATGAGCAAAGAAAGAACTCACATCGTTAACAGATTATCACAATCAGCAACAAACGATGCATTAAAAGGTTATTCAATACAGCagcaaaacaaaactttTGAAAAGATCATTGATGTGAGATTGAAGTTTCAAAAGTGTTTGACTTCAAGTAACATGTTACCTATAAACCCAAGTGCATATTCAGAAGTCAAATCTAAAGATAGCAACGAACTTTTGAATAAAGCTAAGAAGGAATTgtataatttattagatcATTTATTCACACTTAGAAACGAATTAGACGAGAGTACCTCAATCAAAGTACCCAAAAAACGATCATTTGCAAAATACTCTGAGGTTACATCAGTTGCAGATTCACACTTGAATTCCCGTCGTAACCAGATATTAACTAAATGGTCTGCTAAAGTTGCCAACTCATCTGGTAGCAATGCCATGAATgctaataaattcaaaactATAAACCAATCTTTTGAACAACAGgtcaacaataatttatcTGATATGGATCGATTGATcaaaagaacaaaattaaacagAAGAAATGTAACTCCAATTGGATATCACAACcaagaggaagaagaaccGCAAACCAAAACTATcaacgatgatgatgatgatattcCCGAAGAGACATCGGTTCGTAAGAAAGCCCAAGGCTTGGAAAATgattatatatttgatgatgaagatttcTATAGAGTATTGTTGAATGATTTAGTTGACAAGAAAGTGCAAACTAGTGATCCAACATCAGGAATCACTATCAGTTTGAGAGCTGCTCAAAAGtccaacaaattgaaaaacaatGTCGATACAAAGGCATCAAAAGGTAGAAAATTAAGGTATCATGTGCAAGAACCAATTGCCAATTTTGAAACCTCAGTTGGAAGCTGGAGATGGAATGATGATCAAATTGATGAGTTTTTTGCATCGTTATTAGGTCAAAAGGTTAACATGAATGAGATAGATGATGAACAAGACGAAGAACAAGAGAATGACAATAGTGATATCATTCCAGAGGATAATGGAATCCAGTTGTTTGGTTAA
- a CDS encoding cell wall glycoprotein involved in beta-glucan assembly, putative, with product MNFNKFLIVLSCYLACVFALANQNDGGDDDSKTKKTTTWVWVTTTIGGQVATVSTVYSQKFMSTHNSEDAKSVASGEIGLGSLSGSVGGIKTYSQTTITNANIAPSNNNVFFGVESFYTGIVGGIVLLLGLL from the coding sequence ATGAATTTTAACAAGTTCCTAATCGTACTTTCATGTTATTTGGCATGTGTGTTTGCATTGGCAAACCAAAATGATGgaggtgatgatgattcaaAGACCAAAAAGACTACTACTTGGGTGTGGGTTACAACTACTATTGGTGGTCAAGTTGCAACAGTATCTACAGTTTACTCACAAAAGTTTATGAGCACTCATAATAGTGAGGATGCTAAATCAGTAGCAAGCGGGGAGATTGGATTGGGCTCTTTAAGTGGGAGTGTTGGTGGTATCAAAACATATAGTCAAACAACTATCACTAACGCTAACATAGCCCCAAGTAATAACAATGTTTTCTTTGGTGTTGAAAGCTTCTACACAGGCATTGTTGGTGGtattgttttgttattgGGTTTATTATAA